AGTTAAAACAATGAGACTTCAAACATTACAGAAATTGCTATACTGCTCAGATAAGATTCCCTGGATTGCATACAGCTTGTCTATTCTACAGGATATAGGAGGAATCGGAATAGATAAGCAGTTGTTCTTAATTGAAAAATCTTTTGTCTCAAGAGTAAGTCgttgtattttaaagttttatgagTCTGTGTTTAGAGCTTGGCAATTGTTGAAGAAGGTCAGAAAGGAGAGTGAACATTACGGTGTCTTGGAACCATTATTCTTTAATTCTCTTTTTAAAATGAACTCATCGATTTCAAGTACAGTAGTTGATATGTTTTTAAAGACTGGAATAGTCACTGTAATGGACTTAATTGATTCTACAAAAGGTCAATGGCGTACGACTTCATCGATAGCTGATCAAGTTGGGCTGAGATCAGAAAGATATGTTGAAGGGTTAATAGaggatttcaaaaaaaaaaattcctcaatCTTTTTTGACctttgtaaaaactttttttgaaaatggtgAAAAGTCCCTGACCTTTCCAGATCTTAGAGTAGAAATAAGATTTGAATTAGATGaagatttaaataatactttGTTATTAAAGGGATTTAAAGATGTTTTGTTTCAGAATGTGGAAAAAAAGATGTTGTATGGAATGTGTGTGAAATCTTTGTTCTACGCTCAATTGAAAAGACGGACTGATACTAAATGGAGAGAATATTTATCAATTTCCTCAGAACTAACTCCATCATGGAGGTGTTTGTATAAAGCCCCTATTCCTAAGAGATCTGGGGATCTCCAGTGGAGAATACTCCACTGTGCTGTGGCCACAAATAGTCTTGTCTCAAAATTTAATGCAATGATTTCATTTACATGTCCATTTTGTAATGCTCCTGAtactgtttttcatgttttttctgATTGTTGTAgattaattcctttgtttgaaCTGTTGGGGAAAATATTTACTGAACTTgggtttatttttacaaaaaatctgtttattttgggCTTGAAGTACAAGAAGGAATGGAAAGCACAGTGCACTGTGGCTAACTTTCTATTAGGGCAAGCAAAGTTGGCAATTTTGAAATCCCACACATGTAAAAATGATGGGGAAAATATTGATCTGGTTGGAATGTTCAAATCATTAGTAAAGTACAGGGTTGCTGTAGAATATGCCTAttgtaaattaacaaataacatggATTTTTTTGATGCAAGGTGGAGTGTGAAAAATGCTCTTGTGGTGAGAAATGGTTTTGGAGAGTTATGGTTTAATTGGTAAAATTgtgaattatcattattattatctaatttagttatttatttgtttttgtgtggtGCAAATATTGTAATTAAACTAGTTGTTtgattaaaagatttttaaaagtcaaaaagtctctctctctctcacaggtgtgtctctctctctctctctctctctctctctctctcaggtgtgtgtgtgtatcatggGCCGTATCTTCTTGGATCACATCGGCGGGACGCGTCTCTTCTCCTGTGCTAACTGTGACACAATCCTGACGAACCGCTCCGAGCTGATCTCCACACGCTTCACCGGAGCCACCGGACGAGCTTTCCTCTTCAACAAGGTCTATATCATCCGTGATAGACAAACTGTTCTTTCAACGATGTGAGATTAGGTCTTTATTACTAAACACCCTACAGAGTGCACTCGTTCTTTCACTGCACGATtcagtttattaaaatacatttagaaagatCACAGAATACAAGATATGGGGCAGAAAATGTATACGTGGAAGAACAAATAGATTCTGTCTATACTGTTAAAATACCAGGGGTTTCTGCTTTTTATACTACTTagtgcaaatagtggcaattatctgctcctcagtattgtagtacattataaaacagtatacaataacttgagtgtacatttttaattttatttcagattattaAATGTATGACACCTTATCCTCTTTCTAACCCTACcaaattctgtattttcagctttctgattatttccttaattttcattgaaaataaatgcttttctgatgtgatttggtATTTGAAGAGGCCAAACAAAAGTTTGCCAAAAGGCAGATTTGAACCCGGGGTCAATCTCAATGACCTCTGCACCACTGGAGATGACGTCATCGACTGGTGGGCGGAGTCAGGAAACAAGACTCGGTTTATATATTCTATAAATACTCATCCTAACccagcatgattacaaatgtgatattgattttatacaacactCCAATAAACAGCAATTCATATTAAGAGACTTATGTTTTAGACTAAACATTGCCTGTTTTTGCAACAACATGACGtgatttgttcctgaatgaatcagctgtttaaatgattcagttcaatcacAATGACTCACTAATTAACAGTGGTTTGCTGCCACCTGCTGGATGctttcatttcacatttaaagtggtTCATgtaaggccgggcatacactgtgtgaGAAACCAACTCTGTACGAGCAGATCATAGAGATGTAAAGTCAAAGCTCAACATTAATCATAGCTCATTACTGCACAACTCATGCACggataataaatgattaaatgagctTACATCTcactgaacattatttaaaacatttagataTTACACAATGAATAGGCCTCTGGTTAAAGTTCTTCCACATACACCGTATACAGAAGATCAAGTATATTCAAGATCAGATCAAGAGCGGATTAAATATAACAAGGCAGACGAGATACACGAGGTGGAAATGTGAAATTGTAGGAATGTAAGAAATGTTCTAGTTTAATAATAAAGTGCTTGTGCACATGAGAGTTGGCTCAGAGCAGATATACGGTTAGGATGTGTGTGtcttcggtgtgtgtgtgtgtgtgaactgaacACTGTGCAGGAGTGTGTATAGTGCAGATGTATGCCAGTGTCCATTTAGTGGCGTGTTTATTACTAATTGTAAAATAATGGACAATGGTTTATTTCCCTCTTTTAGTGTTGTTGCAGTGTCAGAGATGAAATGGTGAAGGTTGTGTTGTGGCTCAGGTGCGGTGAGGGACAGAGCTCGGGGTTTAGGACCGTGTCTTCAGCTGTGATACACCCTCACGAGGGACACACGTCCCACAGCCTCAGGACACACTTGTctcttacacatacacacacacacacacacacagagaaaccagTCGCACCAGTCAGAGATCAGCTCAGATCAGGATGAAGTAAGTCACACAGTGTTTGTGCGGCTGGAGGCAGATCACCTCACCATAGAAGTGTCtgcaaaaagaataaatgtacatggatcttttaattaaataaatatcagtattcacgttttgtttaatatatcaaaacagtAGTAATGCATATGTAACTGCAGGTCAAATACATTCCTGTCcttcattaaacagtgtgtaaacatCTAAATATCACTTGATGATGAATTTAGTTGTTGCTGATTTCATTTGCTTGCTAACGGCCCAAATGTCGTATGATTGTAATTCAtggattaaatgtaagaatttgactgAAAAGATGACTTTATAAAAGAATATGGAACACTTGACCACAGTACGACCGTCTCAGAAACGCAGGAGGTGTAGTGTGTTGGTGAGGGTCTGGTGCTGATGCTGGGGTCTGTGATGTGTCTCAGGTGGTGAATCTGCAGTACAGCGAGGTGCAGGACCGTGTGATGCTGACCGGCAGACACATGGTGCGAGACGTCAGCTGTAAGAACTGCAACAGCAAGCTGGGCTGGATCTACGAGTTCGCCACCGAGGACAGCCAGCGCTACAAGGAGGGCCGTGTGATCCTGGAGCGAGCGCTGGTGCGAGAGAGCGAGGGCTTCGAGGAGCACGTCCCGTCAGACGCCTCCTAATCTCTCTCACGTCAGAGAGTCACTAATGAACACGCACAGCAGGACGAGAGCTTcagataaacaaacacacaaacaaacacggcACGTAACGACCAGATCATCTGCACACCAGCGGATGGCAGTTCAGATTATTTGACAGAAATGCATATGTTCATGGCTTCTTTCCCGTGTTTGACATGTTTCCTCTGTAAGTATGGAGTTCTGTTTGTGCCAGAAGTGTAGACTGCTTTGTGGAGGTCAGCTGttaatgctgttgtttttgtccGTACTTCAGAAGTCTGTGCTCTCAGTTCTCTTTGGATATCCATATAAATAAACAGAACTGGCTCAATAATAAGTTTATCAACATGTTTCTAAAACTCTGAATATTATGATGATGACTATAGATTGATTGCTGCACAAGTTTTAGAAAACTCTTTTTGGGAAAAGCTAATTCTGTGTGTTTATCTGGATATTACAGAATGTAAGGCACAGTATTGAACTGAAGAACGGACACTAAACCACATCACCAGcagcagacagacacacatcATGAAGGATCCATGACTTCTGCACTAATCTAACTCCATACATAAGATCTCCATCTTCACCGGGAGACCAAGGGTTAATGAATGCACCTGATGAAATGACGTAGATTTCTCTGTTTGTTTCCTTAAATGTTGAGGAGAGTTGTGATCCCTTCTCTATCCTCCGTTAGTCATCTGTGGTTTCAGTCGTGTGACctcacagattcacacagaggttcacacagattcacacaggttcacacagagttcacacagattcacacaggttcacacagGTTCTCACAGGTTCACACAGAggttcacacagattcacacaggttcacacaggttcacacagattcacacaggttcacacagagttcacacagattcacacaggttcacacagattcacacaggttcacacagagttcacacagattcacacaggttcacacagattcacacagaggttcacacaggttcacacagagttcacacagattcacacaggttcacacagGTTCTCACAGGTTCACACAGAggttcacacagattcacacaggttcacacaggttcacacagattcacacaggttcacacagagttcacacagattcacacaggttcacacagattcacacaggttcacacagagttcacacagattcacacaggttcacacagattcacacagaggttcacacaggttcacacagattcacacagaggtTCTCACAGGttcacacaggttcacacagattcacacagattcacacaggttcacacagagttcacacagattcacacagattcacacaggttcacacagAGGTTCTCACAGGttcacacaggttcacacagattcacacagattcacacagagttcacacagattcacacaggttcacacaggttcacacagattcacacaggttcacacaggttcacacagAGGTTCTCACAGGttcacacaggttcacacagattcacacagattcacacaggttcacacaggttcacacagattcacacagattcacacaggttcacacagGTTCTCACAGGTTCACACAGAGttcacacaggttcacacaggttcacacagGTTCAGGGTTTCAGACTGAAGAGCTGGTGTTTGTGTTGGAGCAGACTTTAGCACATGTTCACTCGATCTGTTTTCTTCACACACAGCGTGTATTAGATCACTCTACTCTTGTATTTCTACACTTTTAGAAACTATCTTCCTGTGTTCTGTTGGAGAGGAGTGTGGCAGTAATCTTATTCTTGTGTTGGTGATTTCTTCAAGACTTTGTGGATTCTTTGGGTCTTTATTTCTCCTCAGTTCTGCTGAACTTTATTGTATGGTTTCTCTGAGCTAATTCCTCTCAAACTCCTCTCGTTTGTGTTCGGTGTTTGCTTCTGAAGTACCAGCAAGagcgtttcttcttcttctctctgtcGTTTGATTGAAGCCGCTTCTGTTCATTATTGTATTCATGAGGTTCACTGTGTTATATTTGATGTCTGACTTGAAGAATAAATCATTGCCTAAAGTGGAATTTTTCTTCCTTCCCAGTATTTCAAGAAATCAGTAACACTTTACCATGAGCTTCACTTCAAAACACTTCAGaagtattcattcattttaatgttaacTTTTGTGCATTTAGTAATATCTGATTAAAGTCCaaagctgtttttattaatattacatgtgtccctgcagcacagaagcagtcatcagtagcacagggatatttgtagaaatagacaacaatacattgtatgagtcacaattataatatttttttttgctccctcagatttcagatgatgtatacatctcaatttcaaaaacGTGACCCTTTAGACTGGtcttgtgctccagagtcacatttAGCTGAGCTGACATGAGCTAGCAATGGACAGATGTATTTTTATGAACTAACAAAGATTAGTAAATACAGTAACAGATGTGTTGACTGCACTGATCTCATAGAGCTCCAGCAGACGGGAGTAAAGCTGAGTGTGGATCTGTCTCTCGGGGGGGGACACTGGTCATCTTCTGTGTTTGACCGAAAGATCTCCTCTTACACTGACCGTCATCCCAACCCTGATCACATACAGCAGAACAgagctctgaacacacacacgcacgcacacacacacacacacacacacacgcacactcacacacagacacacacccacacacacactcactcaaaccaaCACACAACCACTGCTTCCCATGCTCTGCTGTGTTCTGCTCCATATCGTCTCTTCTTTCAGACTACAGgaagaaaacatttgaaatacagatttaagtgtttgttttacatttatgtgaatgatgataaatataaatttaagaaACTGaccattatgactggttttgtgttctaGGGTCACATATAAATTGagacctatttatttatttagtaatattttacttgtatttattgatgtatcCTACCATTCTTCGTGTAATTAAGCAGCTGGAGACTTGTAGTGTCGTTAGTAATCTATCTGTAGTTGTGTTGTTGAGCTGTGATCCTCTGGGTTTAGATTCACCAGCACCAACCCAAAGAAAACACGAGTGCTTTAAAACAAATGAAGTGTTTGCAcagttttaatttcacagttGTTTGAGGACACGAGGAAAAACTAATATTGACAATCATGAGATAGAGAAGCGTGTTTATGACTTGTATCCACATGACCCCGCGCTGACCTGCAGGGAACTAACTAACTCCCCCCAAACTAACTCGGTCAGCAGCACGGAACCGGCTCGGTGAGTGTTCAGAGATGACGAGGAGGCCTGAAGCGATCCGACGCGACGCGACGCGTCATCAGCGCGTGGAGAAGTGCCACCTCATGATCGTGAGTCAGACAGGTGAGCGTCAGGGAGACGCACGCGATCATGGGGCGCTACAGCGGGAAGACGTGCCGCCTGATCCTGATGCTGGTCATCACCGTCATCTTCTTCGTGGCGGAGATCGTGGCGGGGTACATGGGCAACTCCATCGCGCTGGTCTCGGACTCCTTCAACATGCTGTCGGACATCCTGTCGCTGTGCGTCGGGCTGACGGCGGCGCGCGTGTCGCGGCGCGCGGGCTCGGGGCGCTTCACGTACGGAATGGGTCGCGCGGAGGTGGTGGGCGCGCTGGCCAACGCCGTGTTCCTCGCCGCGCTCTGCTTCTCCGTGTCCATGGAGTCACTGAAGAGGCTCGCCCTGCCGCAGGCCATCGATGAGCCGCCGCTCGTGCTGATCGTGGGCTCGCTGGGGCTCGCGGTGAACGTGCTCGGGCTCGTCATCTTCCAGGACTGCAGCTGCTGCGTGCGCGCGACGCGACGGAACGACGCTCCTGTGTCGCGCGAGGCGGAGGAGGACGCAGGTGCTGACCCTGTAACGCGTCATGCTTGCTGTTTAACTACATGCCTCACTGAGACAGATCCATCTCCTAAATGCTGAGGTTTCTGTGGCTCAAGCTTTCACAGATAAAGGTTGAATTCTCTGCATCTTCCTCAGTGTTTCGGTCGTGTTTTCCagcacaaatatctaaacatgcctaaatcaagatacatttactggagATGCATAATGAACAAATAAAGTCTACATACTGATCAAAATAAAGTATGTTTATGATTAAAGCAGgaacaaatatctgtcactgAGGAAAGAAAACCCTTTGAATTAGGAATCTTTAGATATTTGCACTGGAAGACAAGACAAAAGTGCCGATGAAGAACAGTGGGATCAGAAGTTACAGTGAAAAGTTATTTCAGTATATCTTTtctataattaattaaaagtaatggAGATCTGTTGGAAGTTGTTTAAGACTGTATTGACACATTGTGTTCCATTCGATTTATTCCTCAGGTTTTCTTTACTTGCTCTAAAATATGTCTTCCAGATGAAGATAGGCAGTATATAGACGtctctgtgatgtgtgtgttgtggtggGACGGATCTGCACGGATTATTAAAGTCTCTGAGCGTGTGCTTGTACTTTAGTGTGATCTGAATAATCTTCTGCTGGAGAACAGCGTGACTGGTGTGTGAGACTCACTCAGAGCTGTGTGTTTGTCATGGATCTCCAGAACCGCTCTCCACACTTCTGCTTTCTCCATCCACAGACCTGCAGCAGAAGAAGACCAGGAGCGACGGACCTCCTCTGAACATAcggggtgagtgtgtgtgtgtgagtgtgagtgagtgtgagtgtgagtgtgtgtgtgtgtgtgtgtgagtgtgtgtgtgagtgtgtgtgtgtgtgtgtgtgagtgagtgtgtgtgtgtgtgtgagtgtgtgtgtgtgtgagtgtgagtgtgtgtgtgtgtgtgtgtgtgtgtgtgtgtgagtgtgtgtgagagagtgtatgtgtgtgtgtgtgtgtgtgtgtgtgtgagtgtgtgtgtgtgtgtgtgtgtgtgtgtgtgtgtgtgtgagtgtgtgtgtgtgtgtgagtgtgtgtgtgtgtgtgtgtgtgtgtgtgtgtgagtgtgtgtgtgtgtgtgtgtgtgtgtgtgtgtgtgagtgtgagtgtgtgtgtgtgagtgagtgtgtgtgtgtgtgtgtgtgtgtgtgtgtgagtgtgtgtgtgagtgtgagtgtgtgtgtgtgtgtgtgtgtgtgtgtgagagagtgtatgtgtgtgtgtgtgtgtgtgagtgtgtgtgtgtgagtgtgagtgtgtgtgtgtgtgtgtgtgtgagtgtgtgtgtgtgtgtgagtgtgagtgtgtgtgtgtgtgtgtgagtgtgagtgtgtgtgtgtgtgtgtgtgagtgtgagtgtgtgtgtgtgtgtgtgagtgtgagtgtgagtgtgagtgtgtgtgtgtgtgtgtgagtgtgagtgtgtgtgtgtgtgtgtgtgagagagtgtatgtgtgtgtgtgtgtgtgtgtgagtgtgtgtgtgtgtgtgtgagtgtgagtgtgtgtgtgtgtgtgtgtgtgtgagtgtgtgtgtgtgtgtgagtgtgagtgtgtgtgtgtgtgtgtgtgtgagtgtgtgtgtgtgtgtgagtgtgtgtgtgtgtgtgtgagtgtgagtgtgtgtgtgtgagtgtgagtgtgtgtgtgtgtgtgtgtgagtgtgagtgtgtgtgtgtgtgtgtgagtgtgagtgtgagtgtgtgtgtgagtgtgagtgtgtgtgtgtgtgtgtgtgtgtgagtgtgtgtgtgagtgtgagtgtgtgtgtgtgtgtgtgtgtgagcagtggCGTAACAAGCCAACACCGGGCCCTTAAGCAGGATTATCGAGGCGGGTCCCTCTACTACAACACGTGAGGACGCTAcgcgcaccaaaaaaaaaaaaaaaaactgctggtgTGGGCGCACCATAATAACACATTGTTACTGTTACTGTCACTGCTATATACACATAGGCATAGGTCCAAATACATAAAAAGATGCTCACTTACATTATAGCTGCATTTTCCGGGCTTTCCTCTGTGCGCAGTTGTCGATCATATCCTTAAGGGCCAGATTGCGCGCAGGAGCATTCTCAATTGATAGTATGGCAAGTCCAGAGAGACGACTCTGTCCCATTGCTCCATCTCAATCTCGATCTCCCCCCTGTGTCATCTTCTTTTTAAAGAACCTTCCGATTTTtggtaatttattaattaatttattaaattcctCTTTTCGTTTGCGCTTTTGAAAgccaattttttataatttgatgACTCCATGTCTGTCTCAAGTTCAATGTTTTTTACTGTTTCGCACGCAATGCCTTGTTCACCCGGGGATTCCCCAGTTCCAATTAGAAACAAACTACATCAAATTCATCATTGTTcgtttcaaacatttatttaattttcagtcaAATATGCTGTTGTCATTATCTATTCAAATCAATtcgcaattaaattaaatgcgaTCAAACTAAAAGTAGTAAAATGCGATAGGGGGACCCGGCTGTCAATCAAAATCTTCCAGTAACGCGGGCGGGCCCCTGATTGGTCCGGGCCCGTAAGCAACCGCTTACCGATAGTtacgcctgtgtgtgtgtgtgagtgtgtgaatgtcatctctctctctctccgcaggtGTGtgtcatgtctctctctctccgcaggtGTGtgtcatgtctctctctctccgcaggtGTGtgtcatgtctctctctctccgcaggtGTGtgtcacgtctctctctctctctctccacaggtGTGtgtcacgtctctctctctctctccacaggtGTGtgtcacgtctctctctctctctctccacaggtGTGtgtcacgtctctctctctctctccgcaggtGTGTaagcgtgtctctctctctccgcaggtGTGtgtcacgtctctctctctctctccgcaggtGTGtgtcatgtctctctctctccgcaggtGTGtgtcatgtctctctctctccgcaggtGTGtgtcatgtctctctctctctccgcaggtGTGtgtcacgtctctctctctctctccacaggtGTGtgtcacgtctctctctctctctccgcaggtGTGTAAGCGTGTCTCTCTCCGCAGGTGTGtgtcacgtctctctctctctccgcaggtGTGtgtcacgtctctctctctctccgcaggtGTGtgtcatgtctctctctctctccgcaggtGTGtgtcatgtctctctctctctccgcaggtGTGtgtcacgtctctctctctctctctctccgcaggtGTGtgtcacgtctctctctctctccgcaggtGTGCTGCTGCACGTGTTGAATGATGCGCTGGGTtcagtggtggtggtggtggcctCGGCTCTGTTCTGCGTGTGGCCCCTGGCCCCTGAGAGCCCGTGTAACTGGCAGTGTTACGTGGACCCCAGTCTGACGCTGGTCATGGTGGTCATCATCATGTCGTCCGCTGCTCCTCTGGTCAAAGAGACGACTGGGATCCTGCTGCAGATGAGTCCTCCTGACCTGCCGCTCACCGCCGTCTGTGAGTTCACATTCACGTCTCTAGAGAAGCCTTCTTCAGTGAAACTGACCCATACTCACAAtacgtgctctgcatttatctcatccacacacacacacacacagcagtgtgcATCATGTGTCTTGCTcgaggagtcaaactctctaaccactaggccacaacctCCCGTTAATGTCAGGATGATGCACTTCATCCCGCAACAAAACAAAGCGTGGAATAATGGACACTTGGTGAATTCAACCGTCGCAGCTTTAATTAATCGAGTACTTTTGCTTTAGTACATAGCACAGTGCATTTAGGACACGCTTACATTAATCTGGCACACACCGTCTGATTCACCACAGAAACATGAAGGATGC
This window of the Carassius gibelio isolate Cgi1373 ecotype wild population from Czech Republic chromosome B13, carGib1.2-hapl.c, whole genome shotgun sequence genome carries:
- the LOC127970208 gene encoding histidine-rich glycoprotein isoform X13, with product MLRRVVIPSLSSVSHLWFQSCDLTDSHRGSHRFTQVHTEFTQIHTGSHRFSQVHTEVHTDSHRFTQIHTGSHRFTQVHTEFTQIHTGSHRFTQRFTQVHTEVHTDSHRFTQVHTDSHRFTQSSHRFTQVHTDSHRFTQIHTEVHTGSHRFTQRFSQVHTGSHRFTQIHTGSHRVHTDSHRFTQVHTEVLTGSHRFTQIHTDSHRVHTDSHRFTQVHTDSHRFTQVHTEVLTGSHRFTQIHTDSHRFTQVHTDSHRFTQVHTGSHRFTQSSHRFTQVHTGSGFQTEELVFVLEQTLAHVHSICFLHTQRVLDHSTLVFLHF
- the LOC127970208 gene encoding histidine-rich glycoprotein isoform X22, whose protein sequence is MLRRVVIPSLSSVSHLWFQSCDLTDSHRGSHRFTQVHTEFTQIHTGSHRFSQVHTEVHTDSHRFTQVHTDSHRFTQSSHRFTQVHTDSHRFTQSSHRFTQVHTDSHRGSHRFTQVLTGSHRGSHRFTQVHTGSHRFTQSSHRFTQVHTDSHRGSHRFTQIHTEVLTGSHRFTQIHTDSHRFTQSSHRFTQIHTGSHRGSHRFTQVHTDSHRFTQSSHRFTQVHTGSHRFTQVHTDSHRFTQVHTDSHRFTQVHTGSHRFTQSSHRFTQVHTGSGFQTEELVFVLEQTLAHVHSICFLHTQRVLDHSTLVFLHF
- the LOC127970208 gene encoding histidine-rich glycoprotein isoform X21, whose product is MLRRVVIPSLSSVSHLWFQSCDLTDSHRGSHRFTQVHTEFTQIHTGSHRFSQVHTEVHTDSHRFTQVHTDSHRFTQSSHRFTQVHTDSHRFTQSSHRFTQVHTDSHRGSHRFTQRFTQIHTGSHRFTQIHTEFTQIHTGSHRFTQRFTQVHTDSHRGSHRFTQVHTDSHRFTQVHTEFTQIHTDSHRFTQIHTDSHRVHTDSHRFTQVHTDSHRFTQVHTEVLTGSHRFTQIHTDSHRFTQVHTDSHRFTQVHTGSHRFTQSSHRFTQVHTGSGFQTEELVFVLEQTLAHVHSICFLHTQRVLDHSTLVFLHF
- the LOC127970208 gene encoding histidine-rich glycoprotein isoform X18, with the protein product MLRRVVIPSLSSVSHLWFQSCDLTDSHRGSHRFTQVHTEFTQIHTGSHRFSQVHTEVHTDSHRFTQIHTGSHRFTQVHTEFTQIHTGSHRFTQRFTQVHTGSHRFTQRFTQIHTGSHRFTQIHTGSHRFTQVHTEFTQIHTGSHRFTQRFTQVHTDSHRGSHRFTQVHTDSHRFTQVHTEFTQIHTDSHRFTQIHTDSHRVHTDSHRFTQVHTDSHRFTQVHTEVLTGSHRFTQIHTDSHRFTQVHTDSHRFTQVHTGSHRFTQSSHRFTQVHTGSGFQTEELVFVLEQTLAHVHSICFLHTQRVLDHSTLVFLHF
- the LOC127970208 gene encoding histidine-rich glycoprotein isoform X27, whose amino-acid sequence is MLRRVVIPSLSSVSHLWFQSCDLTDSHRGSHRFTQVHTEFTQIHTGSHRFSQVHTEVHTDSHRFTQIHTGSHRFTQVHTEFTQIHTGSHRFTQRFTQVHTGSHRFTQVHTEFTQIHTGSHRFTQVHTEFTQIHTGSHRFTQRFTQVHTDSHRGSHRFTQVHTDSHRFTQVHTEFTQIHTDSHRFTQIHTDSHRVHTDSHRFTQVHTDSHRFTQVHTEVLTGSHRFTQIHTDSHRFTQVHTDSHRFTQVHTGSHRFTQSSHRFTQVHTGSGFQTEELVFVLEQTLAHVHSICFLHTQRVLDHSTLVFLHF
- the LOC127970208 gene encoding histidine-rich glycoprotein isoform X39, yielding MLRRVVIPSLSSVSHLWFQSCDLTDSHRGSHRFTQVHTEFTQIHTGSHRFSQVHTEVHTDSHRFTQIHTGSHRFTQVHTEFTQIHTGSHRFTQRFTQVHTEFTQIHTGSHRFSQVHTEVHTEFTQIHTGSHRFTQRFTQVHTDSHRGSHRFTQVHTDSHRFTQVHTEFTQIHTDSHRFTQIHTDSHRVHTDSHRFTQVHTDSHRFTQVHTEVLTGSHRFTQIHTDSHRFTQVHTDSHRFTQVHTGSHRFTQSSHRFTQVHTGSGFQTEELVFVLEQTLAHVHSICFLHTQRVLDHSTLVFLHF
- the LOC127970208 gene encoding histidine-rich glycoprotein isoform X9, whose translation is MLRRVVIPSLSSVSHLWFQSCDLTDSHRGSHRFTQVHTEFTQIHTGSHRFSQVHTEVHTDSHRFTQIHTGSHRFTQVHTEFTQIHTGSHRFTQRFTQVHTEFTQIHTGSHRFSQVHTEVHTDSHRFTQIHTGSHRFTQVHTEFTQIHTGSHRFTQRFTQVHTDSHRGSHRFTQVHTDSHRFTQVHTEFTQIHTDSHRFTQIHTDSHRVHTDSHRFTQVHTDSHRFTQVHTEVLTGSHRFTQIHTDSHRFTQVHTDSHRFTQVHTGSHRFTQSSHRFTQVHTGSGFQTEELVFVLEQTLAHVHSICFLHTQRVLDHSTLVFLHF
- the LOC127970208 gene encoding histidine-rich glycoprotein isoform X31 — translated: MLRRVVIPSLSSVSHLWFQSCDLTDSHRGSHRFTQVHTEFTQIHTGSHRFSQVHTEVHTDSHRFTQVHTDSHRFTQIHTGSHRVHTDSHRFTQIHTEVHTGSHRGSHRFTQIHTGSHRFTQVHTEFTQIHTGSHRFTQRFTQVHTDSHRGSHRFTQVHTDSHRFTQVHTEFTQIHTDSHRFTQIHTDSHRVHTDSHRFTQVHTDSHRFTQVHTEVLTGSHRFTQIHTDSHRFTQVHTDSHRFTQVHTGSHRFTQSSHRFTQVHTGSGFQTEELVFVLEQTLAHVHSICFLHTQRVLDHSTLVFLHF
- the LOC127970208 gene encoding histidine-rich glycoprotein isoform X14 → MLRRVVIPSLSSVSHLWFQSCDLTDSHRGSHRFTQVHTEFTQIHTGSHRFSQVHTEVHTDSHRFTQIHTGSHRFTQVHTEFTQIHTGSHRFTQRFTQVHTEFTQIHTGSHRFSQVHTEVHTEFTQIHTGSHRFTQVHTEFTQIHTGSHRFTQRFTQVHTDSHRGSHRFTQVHTDSHRFTQVHTEFTQIHTDSHRFTQIHTDSHRVHTDSHRFTQVHTDSHRFTQVHTEVLTGSHRFTQIHTDSHRFTQVHTDSHRFTQVHTGSHRFTQSSHRFTQVHTGSGFQTEELVFVLEQTLAHVHSICFLHTQRVLDHSTLVFLHF
- the LOC127970208 gene encoding histidine-rich glycoprotein isoform X28; protein product: MLRRVVIPSLSSVSHLWFQSCDLTDSHRGSHRFTQVHTEFTQIHTGSHRFSQVHTEVHTDSHRFTQVHTDSHRFTQIHTGSHRFTQIHTGSHRFSQVHTGSHRFTQVHTEFTQIHTGSHRFTQVHTEFTQIHTGSHRFTQRFTQVHTDSHRGSHRFTQVHTDSHRFTQVHTEFTQIHTDSHRFTQIHTDSHRVHTDSHRFTQVHTDSHRFTQVHTEVLTGSHRFTQIHTDSHRFTQVHTDSHRFTQVHTGSHRFTQSSHRFTQVHTGSGFQTEELVFVLEQTLAHVHSICFLHTQRVLDHSTLVFLHF